In the Rhodothermales bacterium genome, CTCGGCGAGCGTCTCCGACGACCTCGTCGGGCGCGGCGTGCAGGCGGGCACGCTCGTCGGCACGCTCGCGAAGCTCGTCGGCGGCGGCGGCGGCGGGCGGCCGACGCTCGCCACGGCGGGCGGGAAGCAGCCGGAGAACCTGCCGGACGCGCTCGGCGCAGCGGCCGATACGCTGCGGGCGATGCTGTAGCAGACCCCCCGCACGTTGCGCCATCACTCGCTGCGCTCGCTCAGGGCGCAACGTGCTGTCCCCCTTGAAGGGGGACAGCTTTTCGCGTGATGGAGCGTAGCGACACGCGCGGAAAGCGGGGGTCCGACTACTACCTCCGCTATCACCGCGTTAGCGCCGCGGTTTCAAGGGCGTGTGCGGTTTGCACCCGGCGCCGGTATGACGCTATCATTCGGCAAGTTGACCCGGCGCTCGCCGCCTTCACTCCCCGATTCGAGGTGCTCCCTTGCCCTACCGCTACCCCGCCGCGCTCGTCGCCGCGCTGTTCCTCTTCGCCTCCGCCGCGCTCGCGCAGAAGCCCGAGGCCCGCTCCCCGCTCGAAGTCGGCGCCGACCGTGCCGAGACGCTCGCCCGCGCCAACGCCGACCGGCAGGTCGCGCCCGACGGCACGCCGCGCGCGCTCTACCGCGTCGACTACGCCGTTCGCTCCGCCGCGCCCGAAGCGATGGCCCGCGAGTACCTCGCCGCGCACGCGGCCGACCTCCGCCTGAAATCCGCCGACCTCAGCGACCTCGCCGTGCGGCACGTCCGCAGCGGCAAAGCGGGCCACACCGTCCGCTTCACGCAGACGCTCGACGGCGTCCCGGTCTGGGGCTCCGAGACCGTCGTCAACCTCGACCGGCAGGACCGCGTCCAGCTCGTCTTCCACGGCTACCAGCCCGACCTCGCCGTGGCGAGCACGGTCCCGGCCCTCGCCGCGGCCGACGCCCGCCAGATCGCGCTCGACCACCTCGACGCGCGCGGCACGCTGCTCGACGACGAGGCCGACCTCGTGATCTACCCGACCGAAGCCGGCGCCCGCCTCGCGTGGCGCGTGTTCGTGACGCCGGACGAGCCGTTCGGCAACTGGGAGTCGTTCGTCGACGCCGAGACCGGCGCGCTTCTCCGCGTGGCGCGGCGAACCGTCTTCCACAGCGAGCACGGGCACGGCGAGCGCGAGACGGCGCCCGTCCGCTCCCTCGTCGAAGTCCCCGCGCGGCCGAGCCGGGTCGACGCGACCGGGTTCATCCACGACCCCGACCCGCTCACGCGCGCCGGCGCATCCTACGGCGACCCCGGACTCGTGGACGGCAACGACGCCGACACGCCCGAGCTCGAGGCGGCGCGGATGGAAGTCACGCTCCGTGACGTCACCTTCGACGGGACGGTCTACAAGCTCGAAGGCCCCTACGCCGACATCCTCGACTGGGCCGGACCCTTCAAGGGCGAGTTCGAGCAGGAGACCGCCGAGTGGAACTTCACGCGCCAGGACGACGCGTTCGAGGCCGCCACGACGTATTGGCACATCGACAACTACATGCGCTACATCAACGAGACGCTGGAGATCGACGTGCAGCCGTACCAGTATTCCACGGGCGTCCGCTTCGACCCGCACGGGTTCAACGGGGCCGATAACTCGTCCTACGGCGGCGGGCGGCTCCAATTCGGCGAGGGCGGCGTGGACGACGCCGAGGACGCCGATGTGATCATCCACGAGCTCGGCCACGGCCTCCACGACTGGCTGACGGTCGGCGGCCTCTCCAACGGCGACGGTCTCAGCGAGGGGCTCGGCGACTATTTCGCCGTCTCGTACGAGCGCAGCCTCGGCCTCCTCGACGAGGACGACGCCGCGTACAACTGGGTGTTCAAGTGGGACGGCCACAACCCCTTCTGGAACGGACGTCGCACCGACTTCGCCGGGACGTACCCGAGCGGGAGCGCCCCACACGCGCGTGGCCAGCACTGGTCCACGTCGCTGATGCGGATCCTCGAAACCGTCGGGGTCGAGGCGACGGACACCGCCGTGATCGAGGGTATCGCGATGACGACCGGGAGCACGACGCAGCCGCAGGCCGCGCAGGCCGTGCTGCAGGCGGCGGTGAACATGGGCTATCCCAACCGGCAGGTCGTGGCGATGGAGTTCCAGTTCAACGAGAAGGGCTACAACGTCGAAGCGCCATTGCCGCCCGTGGCGAACGAGGACGGCGCGAGCGCGGACCGCGGCTTCGAGCTAGAGGCGGCCTACCCCAACCCGTTCAGCGCCGAGCGCGCCGCCACGCTCACGCTCCGCGTCGACGCGCCGCAGCGCGTGGCGGTGACGCTCTACGACGTGCTCGGCCGCACGGTCCGCGTGCTCCACGACGGCCCGCTCGCGGCAGACACCCCGCACACGT is a window encoding:
- a CDS encoding T9SS type A sorting domain-containing protein encodes the protein MPYRYPAALVAALFLFASAALAQKPEARSPLEVGADRAETLARANADRQVAPDGTPRALYRVDYAVRSAAPEAMAREYLAAHAADLRLKSADLSDLAVRHVRSGKAGHTVRFTQTLDGVPVWGSETVVNLDRQDRVQLVFHGYQPDLAVASTVPALAAADARQIALDHLDARGTLLDDEADLVIYPTEAGARLAWRVFVTPDEPFGNWESFVDAETGALLRVARRTVFHSEHGHGERETAPVRSLVEVPARPSRVDATGFIHDPDPLTRAGASYGDPGLVDGNDADTPELEAARMEVTLRDVTFDGTVYKLEGPYADILDWAGPFKGEFEQETAEWNFTRQDDAFEAATTYWHIDNYMRYINETLEIDVQPYQYSTGVRFDPHGFNGADNSSYGGGRLQFGEGGVDDAEDADVIIHELGHGLHDWLTVGGLSNGDGLSEGLGDYFAVSYERSLGLLDEDDAAYNWVFKWDGHNPFWNGRRTDFAGTYPSGSAPHARGQHWSTSLMRILETVGVEATDTAVIEGIAMTTGSTTQPQAAQAVLQAAVNMGYPNRQVVAMEFQFNEKGYNVEAPLPPVANEDGASADRGFELEAAYPNPFSAERAATLTLRVDAPQRVAVTLYDVLGRTVRVLHDGPLAADTPHTFTVEAGDLPSGLYVYRVAGEGFAETQTLTLVR